In Spinacia oleracea cultivar Varoflay chromosome 5, BTI_SOV_V1, whole genome shotgun sequence, a single window of DNA contains:
- the LOC110789812 gene encoding uncharacterized protein — protein MGERTLKEMAAPNTGDDPLCIVFPKLDKPLKLNSGFLNLLPKYYGKSGENPHRHLKEFKVVCSSMNLEGVEQDHIRLHAFPFSLQDLAKDWLYYLLAGSITTWNVMASTFLGKYFPASLIGSTRKEICGIRQHDNESLYEYWERFKRLCSSCPQHQISDQLLIQYFYEGLFPTDRGMIDASSGGALVDKTPTQARALISNMAQNTQQHGTRNDVKIVNGVDLSGIQNQLQENAQQIVTLTTLVSKIVASNESKARVCGICYNESHPTDKCPDLQSEDVNAIGGYSGQRKYDPYSQTYNEGWKDHPNLRYGSRPQLPQSNEPRQYGKLPSQTIPNPNGHVKAVTLRSGKVLTEPKMKSREVEKEIEVNPKVGSRERVESEGTVKE, from the exons ATGGGTGAAAGAACCTTGAAGGAGATGGCAGCCCCAAATACGGGAGATGATCCTCTCTGCATTGTATTTCCAAAGCTGGACAAACCCCTCAAACTGAATTCAGGTTTCCTTAATCTTCTTCCCAAATATTATGGGAAATCAGGTGAGAATCCTCATCGGCATTTAAAagagtttaaggttgtttgttctTCTATGAATCTTGAAGGAGTCGAACAGGATCATATTAGATTGCatgcttttcctttttctttgcaaGATTTGGCTAAAGATTGGTTGTATTATCTTCTTGCTGGATCAATTACGACTTGGAATGTTATGGCATCAACTTTTCTAGGAAAGTACTTTCCAGCAAGTCTAATTGGATCCACCAGGAAGGAGATATGTGGCATTAGGCAGCATGATAATGAGTCCTTGTATGAGTATTGGGAACGTTTTAAGAGATTATGTTCATCCTGTCCCCAACATCAGATTAGTGACCAACTATTAATTCAATACTTTTATGAAGGCCTATTTCCTACTGATAGGGGTATGATAGATGCTTCGAGTGGGGGGGCATTAGTGGATAAAACACCAACCCAAGCTAGGGCTTTAATTTCTAATATGGCTCAAAACACCCAACAACATGGTACTAGAAATGATGTTAAAATAGTAAATGGAGTTGATTTAAGTGGTATTCAGAATCAATTACAAGAAAATGCTCAACAAATTGTTACTTTAACTACACTTGTGTCTAAAATTGTTGCTAGTAATGAGTCTAAAGCTAGAGTTTGTGGAATTTGCTATAATGAGTCTCATCCTACTGATAAATGTCCTGATTTGCAATCTGAAGATGTGAATGCTATAGGTGGTTATTCTGGCCAAAGGAAATATGATCCTTACTCACAGACTTATAATGAAGGTTGGAAAGACCACCCTAATCTAAGATATGGAAGTAGACCACAACTTCCACAATCTAATGAACCAAGGCAATACG GTAAACTTCCATCACAAACAATCCCTAATCCCAATGGTCATGTTAAAGCTGTCACACTTAGGAGTGGTAAAGTGTTAACTGAACCTAAAATGAAAAGCCgtgaagttgaaaaagagataGAAGTCAATCCTAAAGTTGGATCAAGGGAAAGAGTGGAAAGTGAGGGTACTGTGAAGgagtga